In one window of Gossypium hirsutum isolate 1008001.06 chromosome A01, Gossypium_hirsutum_v2.1, whole genome shotgun sequence DNA:
- the LOC107917827 gene encoding heterogeneous nuclear ribonucleoprotein 1 isoform X1: protein MESDLGKLFIGGISWDTDEERLKEYFRKYGEVVEAMIMRDRFTGRARGFGFIVFADPAVAERVIMDKHMIDGRTVEAKKAVPRDDQNILNRNMSSITASPGPGRTKKIFVGGLASSVTETDFKNYFDQFGTITDVVVMYDHNTQRPRGFGFITYDSEDAVDRVLHKTFHELKGKLVEVKRAVPKELSPGPARSPVIGYNYGLSRTANFLNSYAQGYNLSPLADLGVRMDGRFNPLASGRTGFPPFNNPGYGIGMDMEPGMGPNFGGSSNFGNNLGYGRLISPYYGGISNRYNTPIGYGVGSGRNDSNLSSGTRDIWGNGSLSNATNATSPGGFLGTGRGSFGPLGNSGVNWSPSPPIQSGGNAPGYTGGSAGFGSADDNYGLGGGGYGRNGGTVTAPTSSFAGPTGNFKGSYGDLYHSGSVYGDSTWQSTTADLDGSSSFSYGLGNVSVDGTGGSSEDYVGSYGVASRQSSRGNILFKQS, encoded by the exons ATGGAATCAGATCTTGGTAAGCTCTTCATTGGTGGGATATCTTGGGACACTGATGAGGAACGTCTCAAGGAGTATTTCAGGAAATATGGAGAAGTGGTGGAAGCAATGATCATGAGAGATCGGTTTACTGGTCGTGCCCGTGGATTCGGTTTCATTGTCTTTGCTGATCCTGCTGTTGCTGAGAGGGTAATTATGGATAAGCATATGATTGATGGCCGCACG GTTGAGGCGAAGAAGGCTGTTCCTAGGGATGATCAAAACATTTTAAACAGGAACATGAGTAGCATCACTGCGTCTCCAGGTCCTGGACGCACTAAAAAGATTTTTGTTGGAGGTTTAGCCTCTTCGGTCACAGAGACTGACTTTAAGAACTACTTTGATCAGTTTGGTACAATTACAGATGTTGTGGTGATGTATGATCATAATACACAAAGGCCAAGAGGGTTTGGTTTCATCACTTATGATTCAGAGGATGCGGTAGATAGAGTTCTACATAAAACATTCCATGAACTCAAAGGGAAATTGGTTGAGGTCAAGAGGGCAGTTCCTAAAGAACTATCTCCAGGCCCTGCCCGCAGCCCTGTGATTGGATATAATTATGGTTTGAGTAGGACTGCCAACTTTCTCAATAGTTATGCTCAGGGATATAATCTTAGCCCACTAGCCGACTTAGGAGTTAGGATGGATGGTAGGTTTAATCCTCTTGCTTCTGGTCGAACTGGGTTTCCTCCATTTAATAACCCTGGCTATGGAATAGGTATGGATATGGAACCGGGAATGGGCCCAAACTTTGGTGGGAGTTCTAACTTTGGCAACAATCTTGGATATGGACGGTTAATTAGCCCCTATTATGGTGGGATTTCAAACAGGTATAATACTCCTATTGGCTATGGTGTTGGAAGTGGAAGAAATGATTCTAATTTAAGCTCTGGTACTCGGGATATCTGGGGAAATGGAAGCCTTAGCAATGCCACAAATGCCACCAGCCCTGGTGGATTCTTGGGGACTGGAAGGGGGAGTTTTGGTCCTTTAGGAAATAGTGGGGTTAATTGGAGCCCTTCTCCTCCCATTCAAAGTGGAGGAAATGCCCCTGGCTATACTGGTGGGAGTGCTGGTTTTGGAAGTGCCGATGACAACTATGGTTTGGGTGGGGGAGGATATGGAAGAAACGGTGGCACTGTCACGGCTCCAACATCTTCTTTTGCTGGGCCAACCGGTAATTTTAAGGGGTCCTATGGAGATCTTTACCATAGTGGTTCAGTTTATGGTGATTCAACTTGGCAGTCGACAACTGCTGACTTGGATGGTTCTAGCTCATTCAGTTATGGGCTTGGGAATGTGTCCGTAGATGGTACTGGAGGATCCTCCGAGGATTATGTTGGAAGCTACGGTGTTGCTAGTAGACAGTCGAGTAGAGGTAATATTCTGTTTAAGCAGTCCTGA
- the LOC107917827 gene encoding heterogeneous nuclear ribonucleoprotein 1 isoform X2: MESDLGKLFIGGISWDTDEERLKEYFRKYGEVVEAMIMRDRFTGRARGFGFIVFADPAVAERVIMDKHMIDGRTVEAKKAVPRDDQNILNRNMSSITASPGPGRTKKIFVGGLASSVTETDFKNYFDQFGTITDVVVMYDHNTQRPRGFGFITYDSEDAVDRVLHKTFHELKGKLVEVKRAVPKELSPGPARSPVIGYNYGLSRTANFLNSYAQGYNLSPLADLGVRMDGRFNPLASGRTGFPPFNNPGYGIGMDMEPGMGPNFGGSSNFGNNLGYGRLISPYYGGISNRYNTPIGYGVGSGRNDSNLSSGTRDIWGNGSLSNATNATSPGGFLGTGRGSFGPLGNSGVNWSPSPPIQSGGNAPGYTGGSAGFGSADDNYGLGGGGYGRNGGTVTAPTSSFAGPTGNFKGSYGDLYHSGSVYGDSTWQSTTADLDGSSSFSYGLGNVSVDGTGGSSEDYVGSYGVASRQSSRGIAA; this comes from the exons ATGGAATCAGATCTTGGTAAGCTCTTCATTGGTGGGATATCTTGGGACACTGATGAGGAACGTCTCAAGGAGTATTTCAGGAAATATGGAGAAGTGGTGGAAGCAATGATCATGAGAGATCGGTTTACTGGTCGTGCCCGTGGATTCGGTTTCATTGTCTTTGCTGATCCTGCTGTTGCTGAGAGGGTAATTATGGATAAGCATATGATTGATGGCCGCACG GTTGAGGCGAAGAAGGCTGTTCCTAGGGATGATCAAAACATTTTAAACAGGAACATGAGTAGCATCACTGCGTCTCCAGGTCCTGGACGCACTAAAAAGATTTTTGTTGGAGGTTTAGCCTCTTCGGTCACAGAGACTGACTTTAAGAACTACTTTGATCAGTTTGGTACAATTACAGATGTTGTGGTGATGTATGATCATAATACACAAAGGCCAAGAGGGTTTGGTTTCATCACTTATGATTCAGAGGATGCGGTAGATAGAGTTCTACATAAAACATTCCATGAACTCAAAGGGAAATTGGTTGAGGTCAAGAGGGCAGTTCCTAAAGAACTATCTCCAGGCCCTGCCCGCAGCCCTGTGATTGGATATAATTATGGTTTGAGTAGGACTGCCAACTTTCTCAATAGTTATGCTCAGGGATATAATCTTAGCCCACTAGCCGACTTAGGAGTTAGGATGGATGGTAGGTTTAATCCTCTTGCTTCTGGTCGAACTGGGTTTCCTCCATTTAATAACCCTGGCTATGGAATAGGTATGGATATGGAACCGGGAATGGGCCCAAACTTTGGTGGGAGTTCTAACTTTGGCAACAATCTTGGATATGGACGGTTAATTAGCCCCTATTATGGTGGGATTTCAAACAGGTATAATACTCCTATTGGCTATGGTGTTGGAAGTGGAAGAAATGATTCTAATTTAAGCTCTGGTACTCGGGATATCTGGGGAAATGGAAGCCTTAGCAATGCCACAAATGCCACCAGCCCTGGTGGATTCTTGGGGACTGGAAGGGGGAGTTTTGGTCCTTTAGGAAATAGTGGGGTTAATTGGAGCCCTTCTCCTCCCATTCAAAGTGGAGGAAATGCCCCTGGCTATACTGGTGGGAGTGCTGGTTTTGGAAGTGCCGATGACAACTATGGTTTGGGTGGGGGAGGATATGGAAGAAACGGTGGCACTGTCACGGCTCCAACATCTTCTTTTGCTGGGCCAACCGGTAATTTTAAGGGGTCCTATGGAGATCTTTACCATAGTGGTTCAGTTTATGGTGATTCAACTTGGCAGTCGACAACTGCTGACTTGGATGGTTCTAGCTCATTCAGTTATGGGCTTGGGAATGTGTCCGTAGATGGTACTGGAGGATCCTCCGAGGATTATGTTGGAAGCTACGGTGTTGCTAGTAGACAGTCGAGTAGAG GAATTGCTGCCTAG